A single window of Dermochelys coriacea isolate rDerCor1 chromosome 2, rDerCor1.pri.v4, whole genome shotgun sequence DNA harbors:
- the C1GALT1 gene encoding glycoprotein-N-acetylgalactosamine 3-beta-galactosyltransferase 1 isoform X2 has translation MARGGTDPCSRAGAWLAPLRRARGCFPSSLLGACARRAGEVTPREAGGVPFRRPRPERSWPGVPALSSDQAHCLQEMASSKSLLNLLTFTFGSTIGFFACYMLFSIVLEKQVVIQPDILHNDPHGEHSEEAGSDQLEGQMNFNADAGQHQDENKNVAEGLYQKVKILCWVMTGPQNLEKKAKHVKATWAQRCNKILFMSSEENKDFPTVGLETKEGRDQLYWKTIKAFQYVHDHYFDDADWFMKADDDTYVILDNLRWLLSKYNPEQPIYFGRRFKPYVKQGYMSGGAGYVLSKEALRRFVNAFKTNKCSHSSSIEDLALGKCMENINVEAGDSRDTSGKETFHPFVPEHHLIRGYLPRTFWYWNYNYYPAVELLLKDPVFHALCTLPYQNQLEFCW, from the exons ATGGCGCGGGGAGGCACCGACCCCTGTTCCCGAGCAGGTGCCTGGCTCGCCCCTCTCCGGCGAGCGAGAGGCTGTTTCCCGTCGTCGCTTCTCGGCGCCTGTGCGAGGAGAGCGGGGGAGGTGACTCCCCGCGAGGCAGGCGGAGTCCCGTTCCGCAGGCCCAGGCCAGAGCGCTCCTGGCCGGGAGTCCCAGCCCTTAGCAGCGATCAGG CACATTGCCTTCAGGAAATGGCCTCTTCTAAATCTTTGCTGAATCTTCTAACCTTCACATTTGGATCAACAATAGGATTTTTCGCATGTTACATGCTCTTTAGCATAGTGTTGGAAAAACAGGTTGTGATCCAACCTGATATTCTTCATAATGATCCCCATGGTGAACACTCAGAAGAAGCTGGAAGTGATCAGCTGGAAGGACAAATGAACTTCAATGCTGATGCTGGGCAGCATCAAG ATGAGAACAAAAATGTTGCAGAAGGACTGTATCAGAAGGTGAAAATACTTTGTTGGGTGATGACTGGGCCTCAGAATCTAGAGAAAAAAGCCAAGCATGTTAAGGCTACTTGGGCCCAGCGTTGCAATAAAATACTATTTATGAGCTCTGAGGAGAATAAAGACTTTCCAACTGTGGGACTAGAAACCAAAGAAGGCAGGGACCAACTGTACTGGAAAACTATTAAAGCCTTCCAGTATGTACATGACCATTATTTTGACGATGCTGATTGGTTTATGAAAGCAGATGATGACACATACGTTATACTGGACAACTTGAGATGGCTTCTTTCAAAATACAATCCCGAACAACCAATATACTTTGGAAGAAGGTTTAAGCCTTATGTGAAACAGGGCTACATGAGTGGAGGAGCAGGATATGTACTGAGCAAAGAAGCTCTAAGGAGATTTGTTAATGCATTTAAAACCAACAAATGTTCTCATAGCTCTTCTATCGAAGACCTAGCACTCGGAAAATGCATGGAGAATATTAATGTAGAAGCTGGAGATTCAAGGGACACAAGTGGTAAAGAAACTTTTCATCCCTTTGTGCCAGAACATCACTTAATCAGAGGATATCTACCTAGAACATTTTGGTACTGGAATTATAATTATTATCCTGCAGTAGAG